A genomic segment from Dermacentor silvarum isolate Dsil-2018 chromosome 11, BIME_Dsil_1.4, whole genome shotgun sequence encodes:
- the LOC125939683 gene encoding uncharacterized protein LOC125939683 — translation MTGGWSTAVFGGQLWAARTSDEGRCLVRSFVARGQGDAHDAVPSTAELVVTAPGRRRDCELTSVSRWSTGLETLVLRAGNAVHIWDAESGTFNTTAVKQVAADASQCTVLDGPTLVSLSPGRLLLEPLPPMDGPPVTVTLEKQESVPSHLVRHQLPGSYRWRGL, via the exons ATGACCGGCGGCTGGTCAACGGCTGTTTTCGGCGGCCAATTGTGGGCCGCCCGGACGTCCGATGAAGGCCGCTGCCTGGTGCGCTCCTTCGTAGCCCGGGGCCAAGGCGACGCTCACGATGCTGTGCCGAGCACGGCAGAGCTCGTCGTGACTGCGCCCGGCCGCAGGCGCGATTGCGAGCTGACAAGCGTGTCTCGCTGGTCGACCGGGCTCGAGACGCTCGTGCTCCGTGCCGGGAACGCGGTGCACATTTGGGACGCGGAGAGCGGCACGTTCAACACTACTGCGGTCAAGCAGGTGGCAGCTGACGCTTCGCAATGCACCGTGCTCGACGGTCCGACGTTGGTCTCGCTATCGCCTGGCCGATTACTGCTCGAGCCTCTGCCGCCAA TGGATGGCCCTCCGGTGACAGTAACCTTGGAAAAACAGGAGTCGGTCCCAAGCCATCTTGTCCGGCACCAGCTGCCAGGTAGCTATCGCTGGAGAGGCCTGTGA